The following DNA comes from Synechococcales cyanobacterium T60_A2020_003.
GCTGCGACGCTTGGCGATGGTGGCCTCGGAGGGGTTGTTTGCCGCATAGTAATACAGGTTGGGAATCGTACCAATCAGCGAGTCGGGATAGCACTCGCCAGACATCCCCATCTGCTTACCCGGCATGAACTCCAGCGAACCGTGGGTTCCGAAGTGGAGGACGGCATCGGCTTGCCAAATCTTCTCCAGGAAGGTGTAGTAGGCTGCAAACCCGTGGTGGGGGCTGGCGGAACGGGAGAAAAGGAGACGCATGGGATCGCCTTCGTAGCCAAAGGTGGGCTGTACGCCGATGAACACGTTGCCGAAGGTCTTGCCGTACACCAGCATATTCTGACCGTCGGTGTTCAGGTGTCCGGGTGCAGGCCCCCAGTTTTCCTCAAGCTTCTTGTGGTACGGGGTTAAAGCCTCATACTCCGGTACGGGCATCCGGTAGGCGATGTTCAATTCAGGGCTGGCGTACTGCGCCTGAGCATCGTGGATGACCGCTTCCATCAAGGCTTGGGGCGAGTCCGGCAATTCCTGAACGTCGTAGCCGTTGTTCTTGAGGGCGTGTAGAACCTCGTAGATGGAGCCGAACACGTCCAGATACGCTGCCGTTCCGACGTTGCCCTTATCCGGTGGGAAGCTAAAGACGGTGATCGCCACCTTCTTATCCACCTTGGGTTTGCGGCGGAGGTTTGCCCACTTCATGGCACGCTGGGCGATCGCCTCGACCCGGTCTTGCAGAGTGATGGCCTTACCCGTTGCGCCATCTCGTCCGGACAGGATGATGGGTTCGATCGCCCCATCCAGTTCGGGAATCGCAATTTGCAGTGCTACCTGGATCGGGTGCAGACCGAGATCGCTATCCTGCCACTCTTCCGTCGTTTGGAAGACCAACGGTAACGCCACCATGTAGGGACGGTTCAACCGCTTCAACGACTCGATCGCTTTGGGGTGATCTTGCCGTGCAGGGCCACCGACGAGGGCGAATCCGGTCAGGGACACGACTGCATCCACCAGCGCTCTATCCTTGGCTTGGGGATGGTAGAAATACTCGTCTACGGGCTTGGAGAAATCGAGGCCACCCGAGAACACCGGGAGAACTTTAGCCCCCATCCACTCCAACTCCTGCACCATGGCCACATAGTGAGCATCGTCCCCGGTGACGAGGTGCGTCCGCTGTAGGACTAGACCGACACAGGGAGCGAGGGGATCTTTCAAATCAGCAGCAATGTCCTCACGGGAGTTGTGCCAATCCAGATAATCCTGGGTGTTCTCGAACATCCGAGGAGCCAGGGGATGCCAAATGCCCATGTCGGGATAGGTAACAGGCTCTTGATACTGGATGTCGGCGTTGCTTTCCTGCTGATAAACGTACTTATCCGCTAGCATCAGCAGGAAGTTTTCCAGGTTTTCGGGCGATCCCCCTAGCCAGTACTGGAAGCTGAGCATGAAGTTGCGGGCATCCTGCGCTTTGTCCATGGGCAGATACTTCAGCACCTTGGGCAGGGTGTTCAGCAGTTTCAGCATCGCATCCTGGAAGCTGCCACCGCCGCCGGATTTCTCCTTGCGCTTCTTCATGAACTGGGCGATCGCACTCTTGGATTGACCCAGTTGCGCCATCGAAAACGTTCCCATCTTGTTCAGGCGCATCACTTGCGGCATGGACGGGAACACCACCGCCACATCCAGGCGATCGCGGTGCGGTTCTACCGCTTCGACCACCTTATCGGCTAAATCTTCAATGAAAATGAGGGATGCAATAAAAACGTTGGCTTGGGCAACGTCTGCCTGAAACGCTTCATAGTTTTCAGGGCTTCGTAGCTCCTCTAGCAGGTAGCCACTAATCTCAATGGCGATATTGGGATTATTTGCGTTGATCGCGCGAACCGCTGCCGACAGGGCACTCTGATATTGCGGCTCTAGCACGACATAAACGACTTTGAGCAGCGACCGATTTCGCAAATCTTCAGGCTCAATGTGTCTGACCGCAGGCTTAACATACGTGAACATTCAGTAAGGCTCTCCTCTTATGGCTGCCAGAGTTTCGCTAAACAACTGTTATCACTATTAAGTGTTTGTACCAGAAAACGCCCACCAGAAGCCAGATCTGGCCGACATCCGACACAAATTGATATAAAAAACGAGACAAAAAGTTACAAAATTTTACAATATAGGTGAGTCTATGCTCGCTTATCTGTAATTTTTTTAATAAAAATGATCCTTGGGTGTGTCGTCTCCTGAATATTCATGCCCAAGCCCGCCGAATCAACTACTGGCTGTAGGACGACAAAAGTCCTTGAAGGACTTTTGTCACCAGGGTCTCTCTGGGGAGAGTTACGTCAAGACTCCGTCTATAATAGAGCCCATTTGAGATCTCTAGGAAGGGGCTGCAAGTCGCTTGAGCATGAGCCTGACGAAGCATAGGTTAATCTTAGTCGTAGCCTTATCCAAGGTTCTCTCAAAGTTCTTGACCAAAATCTTCTTGACCAAAATCTTGCAACGCTCCATCCAAGCGTTGGAGCGCTCAATCACCCATCAAGCAACCGCAGGAACAAAACCAGTCTTTCCTTGTGCCGCTTTGTCTGCCTTAGAAGGCTTGGGTGACAGCTCAAACTTCATCTTGCTCATGATCTTCGGATACACCTTCTCAAGCGCTTCAGTTCGCTTGTCGGGGTGGTAACCGTGGTCTAGCAGAATCGTGATCTTTGGGATGTTAACTGGCTTAGCTCGAAAGTCATCGATATGCTTTGATAGCATCTCAATATACAAGACGTCGGAGATCTGAACCGGGCGATACCCCCAGAACCGAACTTGATCCGTCATCATAGGAAGGGTGAACCGCATTTCCCCCTAACCAGACGGAACCTATGTCAGAGTTCAACATTCAGGCTCCCTTTGAACCGAAGGGCGACCAACCCAAGGCGATCGCCCAGTTAACCAAGTACATCGAGCAAGGCCATCGATACCAAACTCTCCTGGGGGCAACCGGAACCGGAAAAACCCACACCATGGCGCGGGTGATCCAAAATATCGGCAAACCGACTTTAGTTCTGGCGCATAACAAAACCCTAGCGGCGCAGTTGTGTAACGAGTTGCGTGAATTCTTCCCTGACAACGCCGTCGAATATTTCATCAGCTATTACGACTATTACCAGCCGGAAGCCTATATTCCCGTTACCGATACCTATATCGCCAAAACTGCATCCATCAACGAAGAGATCGATATGTTGCGGCACTCTGCGACGCGATCGCTCTTTGAGCGGCGAGATGTGATTGTGGTGGCGTCGATTAGCTGCATTTACGGCTTGGGAATTCCGTCAGAGTATCTGAATGCATCGATTCCATTTCGGGTGGGAATGGAAGTGGATCAGCGGCAAATTCTCCGGGATTTGGCCTCAGTGCAGTATGAGCGGAATGACCTCGACGTGGGACGAGGACGGTTTCGGGTGAAAGGGGATGTGCTGGAAATAGGCCCCGCCTACGAAGACCGCATCATTC
Coding sequences within:
- a CDS encoding magnesium chelatase subunit H codes for the protein MFTYVKPAVRHIEPEDLRNRSLLKVVYVVLEPQYQSALSAAVRAINANNPNIAIEISGYLLEELRSPENYEAFQADVAQANVFIASLIFIEDLADKVVEAVEPHRDRLDVAVVFPSMPQVMRLNKMGTFSMAQLGQSKSAIAQFMKKRKEKSGGGGSFQDAMLKLLNTLPKVLKYLPMDKAQDARNFMLSFQYWLGGSPENLENFLLMLADKYVYQQESNADIQYQEPVTYPDMGIWHPLAPRMFENTQDYLDWHNSREDIAADLKDPLAPCVGLVLQRTHLVTGDDAHYVAMVQELEWMGAKVLPVFSGGLDFSKPVDEYFYHPQAKDRALVDAVVSLTGFALVGGPARQDHPKAIESLKRLNRPYMVALPLVFQTTEEWQDSDLGLHPIQVALQIAIPELDGAIEPIILSGRDGATGKAITLQDRVEAIAQRAMKWANLRRKPKVDKKVAITVFSFPPDKGNVGTAAYLDVFGSIYEVLHALKNNGYDVQELPDSPQALMEAVIHDAQAQYASPELNIAYRMPVPEYEALTPYHKKLEENWGPAPGHLNTDGQNMLVYGKTFGNVFIGVQPTFGYEGDPMRLLFSRSASPHHGFAAYYTFLEKIWQADAVLHFGTHGSLEFMPGKQMGMSGECYPDSLIGTIPNLYYYAANNPSEATIAKRRSYAETISYLTPPAENAGLYKGLKELSELIASYQGQKESGRAIQIVNAIVDKCRLVNLDKDIVLPDVDASELTADERDGLIGKVYIKLMEIESRLLPCGLHVIGKPPSAEEAIATLVNIASIDRPEDEILGLPRIIANSLNRDLDDIYRNSDRGVLEDVQLLYDITQGVRAAVTALVKEQTDADGRVNLVSKLNFFNMGKKEPWLQALHEAGYSNVNADDLKKLMEYLEFCLQQVCADNELGALLKGLEGEYVLPGPGGDPIRNPDVLPTGKNIHALDPQSIPTTAAVQSAKIVVDRLLDRQRAENGGQYPETISFVLWGTDNIKTYGESLAQVLMLVGVRPVPDSLGRVNKLELMSLEELGRPRIDVVVNCSGVFRDLFINQMNLLDRAVKMAAEAEEPLEMNFVRKHALKQAEDMGINLRQAATRIFSNASGSYSSNVNLAVENSSWESEAELQDMYLRRKSFAFNSDNPGVMDQSREIFEASLKTVDVTFQNLDSSEISLTDVSHYFDSDPTKVVESLRGDGKKPTAFIADTTTANAQVRSLSETVRLDARTKLLNPKWYEGMLSHGYEGVRELSKRLVNTMGWSATAGAVDNWIYEDTNDTFIKDEEMRKRLLNMNPHSFRRMVTTLLEANGRGYWDTSEENLDLLRELYQEVEDRIEGIE
- a CDS encoding DEAD/DEAH box helicase family protein — translated: MSEFNIQAPFEPKGDQPKAIAQLTKYIEQGHRYQTLLGATGTGKTHTMARVIQNIGKPTLVLAHNKTLAAQLCNELREFFPDNAVEYFISYYDYYQPEAYIPVTDTYIAKTASINEEIDMLRHSATRSLFERRDVIVVASISCIYGLGIPSEYLNASIPFRVGMEVDQRQILRDLASVQYERNDLDVGRGRFRVKGDVLEIGPAYEDRIIRVEFFGDEIDAIRYIDPLTGETLQSMEALNVYPARHFVTPDDRLEDACNAIEQELKEQLVYLESENKLLEAQRLEQRTRYDLEMLREVGYCNGVENYARHLAGREAGSPPECLIDYFPDDWLLVVDESHVTVPQLRGMYNGDRS